TCATCCACCATAATGGCAAAGGGTTTGACCTGCCGCTGATCACCTACAGAGCCATGAAACACGGGCTGCAACTCCCTTCCCGCTTGAGCAATCATGATATCCGCTATCGCTTCAGCAAGCACAACCTCGACCTGATGGATGAGTTCAGTAATTTCGGAGCCAGCAGCTACCCCAAACTGAAACATATCGGAACCCTGATCGGTATGCCCGTCAAAGTAACGGGGCAAGGCGATGAAGTCCTGGAAATGTACCGCAACGACCAGCTGGACCGCATCGAGCACTATTGCTATGAAGATGTCATGGCAACCTACCTGATCTGGCTCCACCTTCAGTTCACCAACGGCATCCTGCAGGAAACCGACTTCAACAACCTTAAATCAAGAGCGCTTTCCAAGTTGCGGGAAATCCAGGAAAACACACCGTGAACCCGGCCTGAAAACCGCTGTCACAGGTCCGCGCTCCTGCCGCAATCCAAAGGGAACAGACCTGGAAAGTGTCTTGCACCCACAGCATAACAGTTATCATATAACAACACTTATTCATATGCCAGTTAATAAATTAGCAATATTTGCCACCCTCTTGCTTATTCTGTTTTCAACCCGGGATGTTTCGGCACGTGACACGGTTCATGTGGTGGATGAGTGGCTGATTGCCGGCCCGGCCCGGTATCACAGTCCGGCTTATTCCGATGTTCCGGGCATGGACGGCGAAGCCTGGAGTGTCCGGCAGCTGCTTGCATCAGACCTTCACAAATACAGCGCCTGGCAACCGGTCGAGGGAGGCACTATCGACTGGACCCGTGACCGGTCGCTTCAATGGAAACATGTGCTTACCGAAGACGGAACGGCGGTTGTACTGCCGGCTGGCGACACTGACCGACATTCGGTATACTGGGCATCGGTTAATATTTGCGCAGACAGATGGCTGAAAGCCGATCTCACACTTGAAAGCAGGGCCATGCTGCGCGTTTTCCTGAATGGTGAAGAGATAGCCTCCAAAACATCCCCAGAAGATGATGAATCGTCGCCCGGCGCGTTATCCCATTCGCTGAAGCTTTCAAAAGGAACCCATCAGTTGCTGGTTAAAGTCGTGATACCGGCGAGAAGCGGTATGGCGTCCGCGACCCTGGAAGCTTCCCTGGATGCCGGTGCACATTCAGGCGCCCTGTCACACTCCATCACACCGGAACGTACCCTGGCGCTGCGCGATCTCTCAAACTCGCCCCGGCCTGCCGGCATCTCGGTAAGTCCGGACGGTGAACTCGCCTCGGTCCACATTCGCCGCTCCCTCCCCCCCGACGGCACCACCGAGTCGTGGATCGACATCAGGAGGGTTTCCGACGGCAGCATCTACAAACGGCTTGCGGGCGGTATGTCCGTGACCGGTATGCAGTGGGTTCCCGACGGCCGGCGTTTCAGCTACACCGAGAGCGGACGAAACGGAACCACCCTGTGGATGGTGGACCTGGAGACCGGCGAGAAGTCAGCGCTCCTGAAGGGAGTGGATAACTTTGCGGGCTATCAGTGGGCCCCGGATGCCTCCATGGTCATTTACAGCGTAACCGAAGAGTACGATCCCCGTGTGGATGGAGTCCTTCGCTACCACGGGCTCCAGGACCGCCGGCCCGGCTACCATGACCGCACCTATCTCCACCAGCTCAATGTCCCCGAAGGAACCACCCGCAGGCTCACCGCGGGGCGCCTCTCGACAACTCTCGGCGACATCCACCCGGACGGAACGAGCATTCTGTTTCAACGCTACCATGAGGTCTATGATGAACGGCCCTATGGCAAAACCGAGCATGTGCTCCTGAACCTGCGCTCGATGGAAACCGAAACCCTGTTCAAGCGTCCCTTTACCGGGGCCGGACGCTTCTCGCCTTTCGGCGATCAGATCCTTTTCACCGGCGGACCCGGAAGTTTCGGTGAAGCCGGCATCAACATCCCGGATACCCTGGTGGCCAACGAATACGACACCCAGGCCTACCTCTACGACATGGCCGACGGCACCATCACCTCCATAACGAGGGATTTCGATCCCAATATCATCGATGCTGCCTGGGACGACAGCGGCCGGTATCTCTATCTTGTGGTCGGAGAAGCTTCCTTCCGCAACCTGTACCGGTACGATACCACGCGCGGCGAGTTTCGTAAATACGGAGGCGGTCCGGATGTGATCCAGTCCTTCTCGCTCGCCCGCAACAAAGCCGTAGCGGCATTTACCGGTTCCGGAGCATCCGATCCGCCCAAAGCCTGGACGATCGACCTGACCCGGCGCAACCCGGTCGCATCCGTACTATATGATCCGGGAGCCGACGCTTACCGCCACATCCGGTTCGGGGATATCCGTCCATGGACCTTCACCAACCGGTTCGGGGAGGAGATCGACGGACACGTCTACTACCCGCCCGATTTTGACGCCTCCGAAACCTATCCGGTCATTGTCTACTATTACGGTGGTACAAGTCCGGTTGACAGAGCTTTCGGGGGGCGCTATCCAAAAGAGCTGTACGCATCCAAAGGCTATCTTGTCTATGTGCTTCAACCGAGCGGAGCCACCGGTTTCGGCCAGGAGTTCTCCGCCCGTCACGTAAATGATTGGGGAGAAATCGCGGGCCAGGAAATCATTGCCGGTGTTGGCGACTTTCTGGATGCTCATGAATACGCGGACCGGGAACGTGTCGGAGCCATCGGCGCCTCCTACGGCGGGTTTATGACCATGTACCTGCTTACCCAAACCGACCTGTTCGCGGCAGCCGTCTCCCACGCCGGCATCAGCAACCTTG
The Balneolales bacterium ANBcel1 DNA segment above includes these coding regions:
- a CDS encoding S9 family peptidase, which produces MPVNKLAIFATLLLILFSTRDVSARDTVHVVDEWLIAGPARYHSPAYSDVPGMDGEAWSVRQLLASDLHKYSAWQPVEGGTIDWTRDRSLQWKHVLTEDGTAVVLPAGDTDRHSVYWASVNICADRWLKADLTLESRAMLRVFLNGEEIASKTSPEDDESSPGALSHSLKLSKGTHQLLVKVVIPARSGMASATLEASLDAGAHSGALSHSITPERTLALRDLSNSPRPAGISVSPDGELASVHIRRSLPPDGTTESWIDIRRVSDGSIYKRLAGGMSVTGMQWVPDGRRFSYTESGRNGTTLWMVDLETGEKSALLKGVDNFAGYQWAPDASMVIYSVTEEYDPRVDGVLRYHGLQDRRPGYHDRTYLHQLNVPEGTTRRLTAGRLSTTLGDIHPDGTSILFQRYHEVYDERPYGKTEHVLLNLRSMETETLFKRPFTGAGRFSPFGDQILFTGGPGSFGEAGINIPDTLVANEYDTQAYLYDMADGTITSITRDFDPNIIDAAWDDSGRYLYLVVGEASFRNLYRYDTTRGEFRKYGGGPDVIQSFSLARNKAVAAFTGSGASDPPKAWTIDLTRRNPVASVLYDPGADAYRHIRFGDIRPWTFTNRFGEEIDGHVYYPPDFDASETYPVIVYYYGGTSPVDRAFGGRYPKELYASKGYLVYVLQPSGATGFGQEFSARHVNDWGEIAGQEIIAGVGDFLDAHEYADRERVGAIGASYGGFMTMYLLTQTDLFAAAVSHAGISNLASYWGEGFWGYQYSGVATADSYPWNRQDIYVERSPVFLADQIHTPLMLVTGMSDTNVPPGESLQMFTALKLLGREVAFVAIEEQDHHILDYKKYIHWKSAILAWFDKWLKEESEWWEVEINR
- a CDS encoding ribonuclease H-like domain-containing protein; translation: MFFVFDIESIPDIPFLRSLLENPPDDDQELLELAAEEFGRGKSGFLPPMYHHMVSWVGLWVTSSGEPKQKVAWSGKNEREGLVALINTLRTYKDFGLIHHNGKGFDLPLITYRAMKHGLQLPSRLSNHDIRYRFSKHNLDLMDEFSNFGASSYPKLKHIGTLIGMPVKVTGQGDEVLEMYRNDQLDRIEHYCYEDVMATYLIWLHLQFTNGILQETDFNNLKSRALSKLREIQENTP